The region CGGCCCAGCTCGCCGTACCGCACCTCTCCATCGAGCCGGGGCGGGCGATCATCGGACCGGCCGTCTTCACCCTCTACGAGGTCGGCACGGTCAAGGACGTCGACGGCATCCGCACCTACGTCAGCGTGGACGGCGGGATGAGCGACAACATCCGCACCGCGCTCTACGACGCGTCGTACTCGGCGACGGTGGCCTCCCGCAGCTCGTCGGCCCCGCCGATCCTTGCCCGGGTGGTGGGAAAGCATTGCGAGTCCGGGGACATCGTAGTGAAGGATGAATTCCTGCCCGCTGACGTGCGGCCCGGAGATCTTCTTGCCGTGCCCGGTACGGGTGCCTACTGCCGGAGCATGGCCAGCAACTACAACCATGTGCCGAGGCCGCCGGTCGTGGCGGTCCGGGACGGTCAGGCACGCGTGATCGTCCGGCGGGAGACCGAAGACGATCTGCTGGCATTGGATGTGGGTTGACATTCTCCACCGCCTTAACGGGCGGGGATTCCCTTGGCCGCCCTTGGGTTTTCCTGCTTCGACACCGACTGCCTCGTTCGGGCGTGCGCCCGTTGGGGTCTTACACCGGCTCCACAGGCGGTAACGGAGAGCCCCTCCGCCAGAATGTTGCGGGCCGCGTTGACATCCCGATCATGGACGCTGCCGCATCGGCAGGTCCACGACCGTACGTCAAGCGGCATCCGTTCAGCGCGCGCACCACACGTCGAGCACAGTTTCGACGACGGGAACCATCGGTCCACCACGACCAGGTTCCGGCCGTACCAGTCGGCTTTGTATTCGAGCAGAGTGCGAAACTGTCGCCAGGCCGCGTCGCTGATCGCCCTTGCGAGGGTGTGGTTTCTGACCATGTTGCGCACGGTCAGGTCCTCGATCACGATCGTTTGGATGCCCCTATGTTCGTCAAGGGGTCATGCTGGTGTGGGTTGGAGCAGGGTATAGATCTCTCGGGCGACGTAGCGTTTGAGGCAGCGGATGATCTCGCGTTTGGTTTTGCCTTCGCTGAGACGGCGGTCGCGGTAGGCGCGGGTCTCGGGATCGGTGTGCAGGCGGGACAGGACGATGCGGTAGAGAGCGGCGTTGGCTTGCCGGTCGCCGCCGCGGTTGAGGCGCCGACGGCTGGTTCTGCCGGACGAAGCGTCAACGGGGCTGGCTCCGCAGAGCGCGGCGAAGGATCGTTCGCTGCGCAGCCGTTGGGGGTTGTCTCCGGCGGTGATGAGCAGGGTCGCGGCGTTGTCGGGCCCGACCCCGGACCGTTCGAGCAACTGCGGATGATGGTGTGTGATCACTGCGGCGAGGCATTTCTGCAGCTCGTCGATCTCCTCGGTGAGTGTGAGGATCCGACGGGCGAGAAGGCGCAGGGTGTAGGCGGCGGCGCCAGCGGTGTCGGTGGGTGCGGCGTCGATGGCCAGGGCGGCGCAGCGGCGCAGCAGTGTCTTCGGACCGAGACCGGCCATCGATTCCCGCAATGCCGGGTCGGTGCCGACCAGGACGGCCTTGAGTTGGTTGATCGCCTGGGTACGGGCCTTCAACGCGGAGTTCTTGGCCAGTTTGAACATGCGGATCATCTCAGCCGGCCCGTCCGTGGTCTTCGCCATGGCGCTCGCGCTACCGCTGATCACCGCTCGTGCGGCGCTTTCCGCGTCGATGACGTCGGTCTTGCCGCGACGCCGGCGCGTGGCCTTGTCGGGGTAGGCGACCTCGATGACGGTGATGCCCTGGCTGAGCATGTAGCGGGTCAAGGCGGCGCCGTAGGAGCCGGTGCATTCCACCCCGGCGCGGCGGAGGTCACCATAACTGCGGGCCCACGTGAGCAGCTGCCGGTAGCCGGCCGCGGTCGTGGGAAAGCTGTTGCTGCCGAGCAGTACACCGGTGACGGTCAGGACCACCACCACGTGTACGTCTTTGTGGGTATCCACACCGATCACGATGTCGCCGGCGTCGGGCGCACCGACAGGATCGGGTTGGAGCATGCTGGACATGGTCGAGGGGCTCCTGATCCGCTCGGGGGCATAAACGGCCAACGCCGGACCGGTCGGAGCGGTCAAAACTGTGACGGTGCCTTGTTCACGGCAAGGCCCCTATCGGGACACGTTCCACCGGGCCGGTGTCAGCACGCACCATCCCGAACCGCGATCGACAGATCCAAACCAAGGCACCACGGCCAGTTTTCGCGCGAGTCAGACCACGGCCCGGGACAGCACCCACCCATACTCACAGTTCTCACGAACGAGCCGAGTAGTCAGTTTGTGCAGGTGATCCCGCCTGCGGTCGATGATCCGGGCGTGAACACGGGCTACCTTCAGCCGGGCCTTGGCCCGGTTGATCGACCCTTTCTGCTTGCGGGCGAGCCGGCGCTGGGCGCGGGCGAGCCGGGCCCGGTCGGCACGTTCATGGCGCGGGTTGGTGATCTTCTCCCCGGTGGAGAGGGTGAGCAGGCTGTCGAGCCCGACGTCGATCCCGACCTGGCCGGTGGCGGCCGTCTGGGCGATCACGTCGTCGCACAGCAGGGCTACGAACCAGCGTCCAGCGGCGTCCTGCGACACCGTCACGGTCGACGGCGATACCCCCTCGGGCAACGGCCGCGACCACACGACGTCGAGGGGTTCAGCCATCTTCGCCAGGGTCAGCCGCCCGTCGCTGTGGTAGCGGAACGCGCTGGTGGTGTACTCGGCCGACTTGCGGGACTTCTTCCTGGACTTGAAGCTCGGGTACCGGGTGCGGTTGGCGAAAAAGTTGGTGAACGCGGTTTGCAGGTGCCGCAGGGCCTGCTGCAACGGCACGGAGGAGACCTCGTTGAGGAACGCCAACTCCTCGGTCTTCTTCCACGCAGTGAGCATCGCGCTGGTGGCGTTGTAGTTGATCCGTTCCTGCCGCAGTGCCCATGCCTCGGTGCGGGCCTGCAACGCCATGTTGTAGACCTTCCGGACGCAACCGAACGTGCACGACAACTCCGCCGCCTGCGCCTCGGTCGGGTAGAAGCGGTACTTGAACGCCCGCTTCACAGTCCTGGACACCACTCACACGCTGGACCGCTTACCGGTGAACCTTGTGGTGACGCGCGGGCAGACGCCTATCCGCCTTGGCGGCGAATCGGCTATCCCTGCCCTGCACCGCAGGAGTTCCGTTTCCTTTCCGGCATAAAGGCCGGAGCATCCACGGAAGGAATCCGATGACAAGAGCTGTGCGGCTGGCGCTGTTGGGATGCGGCACGGTCGGTGCCGAGGTGGTCCGCCTGCTGCACGAGCAGGCCACCGACCTGGCCGCCCGGATCGGCGCTCCGTTGGAGATCGCCGGCATCGCCGTACGCCGGCTGGGCCGGGACCGGGGACCGCTACCGGTGGACCCGTCGCTGTTCACCACCGACGCCCTGAGCCTGGTGAAGCGGGACGACGTCGACGTGGTCGTCGAGGTGGTCGGCGGTATCGAGCCGGCCCGGACCTGGCTGGTCGAGGCGCTGCGGGCCGGCAAGAGCGTGGTCACCGCCAACAAGGCGCTGCTCGCCGAGGACGGCGGCACGCTGCACGACGCGGCGCTCGACGGCGGTGCGGACCTCTACTACGAGGCGGCGGTGGCCGGGGCGATCCCGCTGCTGCGTCCGCTGCGCGAGTCGCTGCACGGCGACACGATCACCCGGGTCACCGGCATCGTCAACGGCACCACCAACTTCATCCTTTCCGCGATGGACGCCACCGGGGCCGGTTTCGCCGAGGCGCTGGACGAGGCCACCGAGCTGGGCTACGCCGAGGCCGACCCGACCGCCGACGTGGAGGGCTTCGACGCCGCCGCGAAGGCGGCGATCCTGGCGTCGCTGGCCTTCCACAGCCGGGTGGGGGCCGCCGACGTCTACCGGGAGGGCATCACCGAGGTCACCGCCGCCGACGTGGCCAGTGCCAAGGCGATGGGCTGCACCATCAAGCTGCTCTGCATCGCCGCGCGTGGCCTGGACTCCACCGGCACCGAGTCGGTCAGCGTCCGGGTGCATCCGGCGATGATCCCGCTGAGCCATCCGCTGGCCAGCGTCGGTGACGCGTTCAACGCGGTCTTCGTGGAGGCGGAGGCCGCCGGGCAGCTCATGTTCTACGGCCGGGGCGCGGGCGGGTCGCCGACCGCGAGCGCGGTGCTCGGCGACGTGGTGGCGGTGGCCCGTAACCGGCTCGCCGGGGTACGGGCGGCCAGCGAGTCGGCGTACGCGGCGCTGCCGGTGCGACCGATCGGCGAGGCGGTCACCCGCTACCACATCAGCCTCGACGTGGCCGACCGGCCGGGTGTGCTGGCCGGGGTGGCCGGTGTCTTCGCTCGGCACGGCGTGTCGATCGCCACGGTGCGGCAGGCGCCGGCAGCGGGGGGTCCGGCCGGTCGGGGTGACGACGCGGTCCTGGTGATCGTCACGCACGCCGCTCCGGACGCCGCGCTGGCCGCCACCGTCGAGGAACTGCGCGGTCTGGACATCGTCGGATCGATCGCCAGTGTGCTGCGGGTGGAGGGCAGCCTCTGACCTGGTTGCCGTTGCCGGAGCCCGCCGGGGCGGTGATGGGCTGTGCGCTGGGGCGGTGTGCCCGTGTGGTGGCGCAGATGGGAGCATCCCGACAGGTGGTTAATCGCGGGTGCGCCGCCGGCCGACCGGTCACGCTGGGGCAGGCTGGTAACCCGCCCGAGCAGGCGTGAGCAGGCAAGGAGATCGAGATGTGGCGTGGTTTGATCGAGGCGTACCGGGATCGGCTGCCGGTCACCGAGTCCACGCCGGTCGTCACGCTGAACGAGGGGAACACGCCGCTGCTGCCGGCCCCCGCGCTCTCCTCGCGGATCGGTGCTGACGTCTACCTCAAGGTGGAGGGGGCCAACCCGACCGGGTCGTTCAAGGACCGGGGGATGACCCTGGCGGTCTCCAAGGCGATCGAGGCCGGCAACAAGGCAATTATCTGCGCGTCCACCGGCAACACCAGCGCCTCGGCCGCCGCGTACGCGGCCCGGGCCGGGATCACCTGTGCGGTCCTGGTACCGCAGGGCAAGATCGCGCTGGGCAAGCTGGCCCAGGCCCTGGTGCACGGGGCGAAGCTGTTGCAGGTCAGCGGTAACTTCGACGACTGCCTGGCGCTGGCCTCCAAGCTTTCTGTGGACTACCCGGTGGCGTTGGTCAACTCGGTCAACATCGACCGGTTGCACGGTCAGAAGACCGCAGCGTTCGAGATCGTCGAGGCGCTGGGCGACGCCCCGGACATCCACTGCCTGCCGGTCGGCAACGCCGGCAACATCGCCGCGTACTGGCTGGGCTACCAGGAGGACGCGGCGGCGGGCAACGCCGGGAAGACCCCGAAGATGTACGGCTTCCAGGCGGCCGGGGCCGCGCCGATCGTCAACGGCGCGGCGGTACGGGAGCCGTCCACGATCGCCACCGCGATCCGGATCGGCAACCCGGCGAGCTGGACCAAGGCACTGGATGCGCGGGACGCCTCGGGCGGGCTGATCGCGGCCGTGACCGACCGGGAGATCCTCAGCGCGTACCGGCTGTTGGCCCGGCAGGTCGGCGTCTTCGTGGAGTTGGGCAGCGCGGCCAGCGTGGCCGGCCTGTTGCAGCAGGCCGAGGCGGGCCGGGTGCCGCGTGGCTCGACCGTGGTCTGCACCGTCACCGGGCACGGCCTCAAGGATCCGGAGTGGGCGATCTCCACCGCACCCGCGCCGACCACCATCAAGAACGACGTACTGGCCGCCGCCCGCGCACTCGACCTCGCCTGAGTGTGGGGAAGGGTCCCTTCCGGTCGGGAAAGGCGGCGGATTCCAGGGGTCGTTGCAACACAGGTGATCAACTGGCTTCGGTCAGAAGCTTAGCGATGCGCTCGGCTGGGGTGTCCCAGCCGAGTGTTTTGCGTGGTCGGCCGTTGAGTTCGGCGGCGACGGCGGCGAGGTGCTCCGGGGCGTGGACGGCGAGGTCGGTGCCTTTGGGGAAGTACTGGCGAAGCAGACCGTTGGTGTTCTCGTTGGAGCCGCGTTGCCAGGGCGAGTGTGGATCACAGAAGTAGACGGGAATGTCCGCAGCGGTGCTGAACTGGTGGTGCAGGGCCATTTCGGTGCCTTGGTCCCAGGTCAGGGATCGTTTGAGGTGGGCCGGCAGGGTGGCGACGGTGGCCTGCAGCGCGTCACGGACACGCTCAGCGGTACGACCGCGACCCAGGTGCACCAACAGGACGTAGCGGGTAGCGCGTTCCACCAGGGTGCCGATGGCCGAGGCGCTGTCCTTACCGATGATGAGGTCGCCTTCCCAGTGGCCGGGCACGGCCCGGTCGTCGGCTTCGGCGGGCCGGTCGCTGATCATCACCATGGGCGCGGTGAAGCGAGGCTGACGTTGTCCGGGTTGGCGGCGCGGGCGGCGGACCGCGCGGCCGGTACGCAGCGCCCGAGTCAGCTCGCGGCGTAGCTCACCGCGTCCCTGCACGTAGAGCGCCTGGTAGATCGTTTCGTGGGTCACGTGCATCCCTGGCTGGTCGGGGAAGTCTCGCCGCAACCGTTGCACGATCTGTTCCGGGCTCCACTTACGGTCCAAGCCGTCCTGCACTGCCTGGCGTAGCCGCGGGTTCGCGGCGAGCTTGCCCGTCTTCGGCCGTGGGCGCCGCTGTTCGGCCCGTGCCTGAGCCGCGTGAGGGCGGTAGTCCCCTGTCCCGGGATGGGCATTACGGCGCAGTTCACGGCTGATCGTGGACGGATCCCGCCCCACCTCGGCTGCGATCGACCGAAGCGACCTGCCCTCGCGCCGCAGGTCAGCGATCAGGATCCGGTCGTCCACGGACAGAAACCGACCGGAGGAAGTCCCGGGCCGGGCAGGAGGTTGCGCCTCCTGCCCGGCCCGGGACTTCCGCCCGTGCCGCCAACGATGGCCAGTACGCCGGTTGACCCCGACGATCCGACACGCCTGTGCGGTACCTACACCCTGCGCCACAAGATCAAGATAAGCCTGACGCTCAGCATGCAACTTCTTCCGGCCCTGAGGCGCCCGGTCCTTACGGATCTCGAACACTGCAACTCCTGAACAGATCAGGTGTTGCAACCACCACTAGAACTCAAGGGCGCCAGGAAGGGGCCCTTCCTAACATCCGATCACTGAGAGTGGGCTGAGGAGCCTTACCTCGACGGGCGCGCTGGGCTGGGACAATCACGCCCACCGCCCCCGGTGCAGGGGCTGTGTCCCCCGCTCCCGAATCAGTTGCCCGGATCGGGCAGTATTTGTCGCCGAGTCTCGCCGCCCGCTGTCGGGGTGGTCTCTTAACTAGCTTCCCCGGGAGGAAGCCCGATCATGTCGTTGCTTGCCAGATTCAGTCTCGCCAACCGAGGCCTGGTCGCCCTCATCGCGGTGGTGCTTACGGGGTTCGGACTGTTCGCCGTCCCATCGCTGAAGCAACAACTCCTACCGTCGCTGGAGTATCCCGGCGCGTTCGTCATCGCCGCCTATCCGGGTGCCGCACCGGAGATCGTCGAGGCGCAGGTCACCGAACCGATCGAGAACAGCATCCAGGGGATCGCCGGACTCAACAAGGTCACCTCGACCTCCCGTGAGGGCGTGGCGACCATCCAGGTGGAGTACGAGTTCGGTACCGACATCGACGCCGCGGTCAACAAGATGCAGACCGCGCTTGGTCGCATCGCGAGTCAGCTGCCCGAAGGTGTCGAACCGACGGTGCTCACCGGCACCACCGACGACCTGCCTGCGGTGATCCTGGCGGCCGGCGGTGGCGGGGACGAGCGGGCGCTGGCCGACAAGTTGCGCAACGCGGTCGTACCCGAACTGGAGGCCATCGACGGCGTCCGTACCGTCGAGGTGACCGGGGCGCGGGACCAGAGCGTGGTCATCACCCCGGACCCGGTGAAGCTGGCCAAGGCCAAGGTCCAACCGACCGCGATTGCCGGTGCGTTGCAGGCCAACGGGGTCTCCATCCCGGCCGGCACGCTGACCGGTCCGGAGCGGAGCCTGACCGTGCAGGTCGGCAGCCGGATCGAGACGCTGGACGAGCTGCGCGGTATCTATCTGACCGCGCCCGGCGCCCCGCCGGTCCGGTTGGGCGACATCGCCACCGTCGAGCAGCAGCTCGACGCGCCGACCTCGTACACGCGGACCAACGGCAAGGACAGCCTCGGCATCGCGGTCACCGCCAAGCCGGACGGTAACGCGGTGCAGATCTCGCACGACATCCGGGACCGGCTCGCCGATCTGCGTACGGCGTCCGGGGCCGAACTCAACGTGGTCCTGGACCAGGCGCCGTACGTCGAGAAGTCGATCAAGAGCCTCACCACCGAGGGCCTGCTGGGCCTGGTGATGGCGGTACTGGTCATCCTGGTCTTCCTGCTGTCGGTGCGGTCCACCCTGGTCACCGCGGTCTCCATCCCGCTGTCGATGGTGGTGGCGCTGCTGGCCCTGTGGATCGGGGACTACTCGCTCAACCTGCTCACCCTCGGCGCGCTGACCATCGCGGTGGGCCGGGTGGTCGACGACTCGATCGTCGTACTGGAGAACATCAAACGACATCTCGGGTACGGCGAGCGCAAGCGTGAAGCGATCATCAAGGGCGTACGCGAGGTGGCCGGCGCGGTGACCGCCTCCACCCTGACCACGGTGGCGGTCTTCGCCCCGATCGCCCTGGTGGGCGGCTTCGTCGGGCAGATCTTCGCGCCGTTCGCGATCACCGTGACGGTGGCCCTGCTGGCCTCGCTGCTGGTGTCGCTGACCGTCATCCCGGTGCTGTCCTACTGGTTCCTCAAGCCGGCCACTGGCGTGGACGCCGAGGCGGTACGCCAGGCGGCCGAGGAGAAGGAGCTGCGTGACCCGTTGCAGCGCCGCTACCTGCCGGTGATCGAGTTCGCCACCCGGCGGCGCTGGCTCACCCTCGGGTTGGGCCTGTTGGTGCTGATCGGCACCTTCGGGCTCTCCACCGGGCTCAAGACCAACTTCCTGGACCAGTCCGGGCAGGACACCCTGAGCTTCTCCCAGGAGATGCCGGTCGGCACCAGCCTGGCGGCCACCGACGCGGCGGCCCGCAAGGTCGAGGAGGTGCTGGCCCGCACGCCGGAGGTGACGACCTACCAGGTCACCGTGGGTGGCGGCGGAATGCCATGGGAGTCCGGCGGCAGCAAGTCGAGCTTCTCACTCGCCCTGACCGAGGACGCCGACGCGGAACAGCTCACCGAGCGGTTGCGGACCGAGCTGACCGCGCTGAATGCCGGCGAGATCAGCTTCGGCGCCGGCGGTGGCGCCGGCATGGGGTCGACCAACCAGGTCGCGGTCGTCGTGCAGGCGTCCGACCCGGAGGTGCTGACCCGGGCGGCCGAGCAGGCGCAGCAGGCGATGGCAGAGACGCCCGACGTGGCGGATGTGAGCACCAACCTGACCGGGAACTCCCCCCGGATCGAGGTCGTGGTGGACCGGGCTGCGGCGGCGAGGGTCGGCATGTCCGAGGCGGCCGTCGGCCAGCTCGTTGCGCAGGTGTTCCGGGGCAGCCCGGTGGGCCGGGTGGTGCTCGACAACGAGCAGCAGGACGTGGTGCTGCGGCTCGGTGCCGGGCCGACCTCGGTCGAGGCGCTGCGGGCGTTGCCGATCGGACCGGTGAAGCTGGACGACATCGCCGAGATTAGCGAGGTCAAGGGCCCTCTGGAGGTCACCCGGATCGACGGCGACCGGAGCGCCACCGTCACCGGTACGGCCACCGGTAGCAACCTGGGCGAGACCACCGAGGCATTGAAGGAGCGGCTGGACAAGCTCGACGTGCCGGGTGCCACCTTCACGCTGGCCGGGGTCAGCGCCGACCAGGAGGAGGCCTTCGCCGACCTGGGGCTGGCCGTACTCGCCGCCATCGCGATCGTCTTCCTGATCATGGTGGCCACCTTCCGGAGCCTGATCCAGCCGCTGATCCTGCTGGTCTCCATCCCGTTCGCGGCGACCGGTGCGATCGGACTGCTGCTGGCCACCGGCACGCCGCTGGGCGTACCGGCGCTGATCGGCGTGCTGATGCTGGTCGGCATCGTGGTGACCAACGCCATCGTGCTGTTGGACCTGGTCAACCAGTACCGCGACCAGGGCATGGGGGTACGCGAGGCGGTGATCGAGGGCGGTCGGCGACGACTGCGGCCGATCCTGATGACCGCGATCGCGACCATCTTCGCGCTGCTGCCGATGGCCTTCGGGCTGACCGGCGAGGGCGGCTTCATCTCCCAGCCGCTCGCGATCGTCGTGATCGGTGGGCTGATCAGCTCGACGCTGCTGACGCTGGTGCTGGTGCCGACGCTCTACACGATGGTGGAGAACACCAAGGAGCGGATTCGGCGGCGGCGGTCCGGTGGTGGGGCGGGTGACCCGGCCGGACCCGTCGGGACGACCGAGGAACCGGCCGGGGTCGTTTCGTCCACTGTGACCTCGAATGGTGCGCAGGCTCCGGTCGTGGCGTCGGGCGATGGCCCGGATCGGGTGGAGTCACCGGTGTCGGCCGCCACCTCGGCGGAGGCCCGACCGGCACCCTCCGGTGCGCTGGTCGACGGAACGGACCAGTTCGAGGTGCTGCGTCTGCCAAAGAGTCGCAGGTCACCGTTGCCTCCTTCGGAGTAGCGGCGCACCCTATGCTCAACGGCGTCCCGCTGACGGTCATCGTCGGCGGGACGTCGTTGGCTTTGGTGATGGGGGGCCATGGTGAGCGTCGAGGGTAGGGAACAGACCGGGCGCGGGTGGGTGCCCGCGCCGCGCCGACCCGAGCCGGGGGACGGTCGACCGGTCGAGGCCGGACCGGTCGAAACCGGATCAGGCGAGGCCGGACCGGGCGGTAACACCCGTCGCCGAACCATATTGCGGCGGGCCGCGCTGGTGGCGGCGGGCGCGGGGGTGGGGGCGGTGGCGTTTGCCGAGGCGGCCCACGTCGTCGACCGTAAGCTGCCGATCCGGGGCGGTGCCGCAGGGGCGACGGTGGCCAGCCGGGACCGGCATCCGGGCGCGGGGCAGGTGCTGGTCACCTGGGCGGGGCCGACCGACCAGAAGTTGGTGGCACTGACCTTCGACGACGGTCCCCGTCCGAATTGGACGAACACGGTGCTGGACACCCTCCAGCGGTACGACGTGCCGGCCACCTTCTTCCTCGTGGGCCGGCGGGTACGCAAGTACGCGTCGGTGCTGACCGGCCGGATGGGCCGGCACGAGGTGGGCAACCACACCTGGAACCACCGGGACATGGCTCGGGTCGACGCCGAGGAGGCGTACCGGGACCTGTCCCGCGCGCACGAGGCGATCGCCGAGGTGACCGGACAGGAGGCGGCTCTGCTCCGGCCGCCGTACGGACACCTGGGCGGTGGAGCGGTGCTGGCGGCGGCGCGGATGGACTACCGGATCGTGCTGTGGTCGTTGCAGATGCTGGAGTCGAAGTTCCCGGACGATCCGGTCGGGCACGCCCGGCACATGGTGGAGCACACCGAGCCGGGTTCGATCCTGCTCGCGCACGATGTCGGGCCGCAGGACCGGCTGGTCGCGATCCGGGGACTACCCGACATGATCATCGGTTTGCGGGCCCGAGGTTTCGAGTTCGTGACCGTGTCCCAGTTGATGGCAGCGCAGGCCAAGGTTCATCTCTGACCGCCGCCCTCCCGGTCGCGGTGCCCGAGTATGGTTCCGGTACGTGGCATCGACGTTTTCGGTCCTTACCCGTAACCGGGACTTCCGTAATCTGTTCTGCGCCGAACTGGTGGTCTTCGGGGCCGACTGGTTCGTCATGGTGCCGTTGCTGGTGCTGTTGCCGGAGTTGACCGGCAGCGGTGTGTGGGGCGCGCTGGTGCTGGCCCTGGACACCGGCATCGTCGCGCTGCTGCTGCCGTACACCGGCACTATCGCAGACCGGATGGACCGCCGGAAGATCATGATCGTGGCCAACCTGGCCGCCCTGCTCGGCGTCCTGCTCCTGCTCGGTGTCCGTAGCGAGGCGACGGCCTGGCTGGCCCTGCTCGCGATCGGGGCGGTAGCGGTCGCGAAGGCGTTCTACTCGCCGGCCGCGCAGGCAGCGCTGCCCAACGTGCTGGAACCGGCGGAACTCGCCGCCGGCAATGCGATCGCCGGCTCGGCGTGGGGAACGATGACGGTGGTTGGCGCGTCCCTCGGTGGGGTGCTGACCTCGGCGTTCGGGCCGTACGCCTGTTTCTGGATCGCGGCGGCCTTCCTGGTCGGGGCCGCGTTGCTGGCCCGGCGGATCCGGCGGCCGTTGCAGGTGCCTCGGGACCACACGGTGCCGGCCCCGCGCACCTGGGCGGCGATCAGCGAGGCGCTGCGCTACATCGGCCACCGGCCCCGGGTGCTCGCGCTGGTCACCGTGAAGTCGGCGGTGGGGCTGGGCAACGGGGTGCTGACCGTCTTTCCGCTGCTCGCCGGCCTGTACGGGGTCGGCGCGATCGGCACCGGCCTGCTCTTCGCGGTACGTGGCGCCGGGGCGCTGGCCGGGCCGATGCTGATGCGTCGGGTGCTCAGCCACCGGTCGTGGCTGCTCCCCGGCCTGGCGTTGTCGATGACCGGCTACGGCCTGTCCTACGTCGGGGTGGCGGCGGCCCCCTGGTTCTGGCTGGTGCTGGTGCTGGTCTTCGTCGCGCACCTGGCTGGTGGCGGCAACTGGGTGCTGTCCAACTTCGCCTTGCAGGGCGAGGTGCCGGACCGGCTACGGGGCCGGGTCTTCGCGACCGACATGATGCTGGCGACGCTTGCTGTCTCGGTCAGCCAACTGGTGGTGGCCGCCGTGGTCGACCACGTCGACGCGTGGATCGTGCTGGCCGGTTGTGGCCTGACCACGGTGGTCTACGCGATCGGTTGGCGGGTCGCCACCCGCCGGCTGTCGCTGTCGGATGAAGCGACCGAACCGGTCCCCGCCGCCTGATTCGCGGGAGCCGCCGGATTTTTCTGGGGACTTGTGTGCCCGGCGAGTCACTCGATACCTTGGTGATATCACTTTGATGGCAAGGAGATGTCATGGAGAGGTCCGCCTTCCGGCTTCCCGGGTTCCTGGTGATCGCGGCACTGGTGGCACTGGCCGCAGCGGTGTCGACGGTGCTCATCTTGCTGGCCGGTGCCTCCGACGCCGTGCTGTGGATCGTCGTGGCCTCCGTCAGCTATGCCGTGCTCGCCGTCGTCACCACCACCGGATTCGTCATCGTCAATCCCAACAATGCGAAGGTCGTGCAGTTCTTCGGGCGCTATGTCGGCACCATCCGGGATGCCGGGCTGCACTGGACCTGGCCGCTGACCGCGCACCGGCAGGTCACCCTGCGGGTGCGCAACTTCGAGACCGCCCGGCTCAAGGTCTCCGACGCCGACGGCAATCCGGTGGAGATCGCCGCCGTCGTCGTGTGGCGGGTGGTCGATTCCGCCAAGGCCGTGTTCGCCGTCGACAACCACGTCGAGTACGTCTCCGTGCAGGCCGAGGCGGCGGTCCGGCACCTGGCCACCAGCTACCCGTACGAGGCGCA is a window of Micromonospora polyrhachis DNA encoding:
- a CDS encoding RNA-guided endonuclease TnpB family protein: MIEDLTVRNMVRNHTLARAISDAAWRQFRTLLEYKADWYGRNLVVVDRWFPSSKLCSTCGARAERMPLDVRSWTCRCGSVHDRDVNAARNILAEGLSVTACGAGVRPQRAHARTRQSVSKQENPRAAKGIPAR
- a CDS encoding IS110 family transposase, with amino-acid sequence MSSMLQPDPVGAPDAGDIVIGVDTHKDVHVVVVLTVTGVLLGSNSFPTTAAGYRQLLTWARSYGDLRRAGVECTGSYGAALTRYMLSQGITVIEVAYPDKATRRRRGKTDVIDAESAARAVISGSASAMAKTTDGPAEMIRMFKLAKNSALKARTQAINQLKAVLVGTDPALRESMAGLGPKTLLRRCAALAIDAAPTDTAGAAAYTLRLLARRILTLTEEIDELQKCLAAVITHHHPQLLERSGVGPDNAATLLITAGDNPQRLRSERSFAALCGASPVDASSGRTSRRRLNRGGDRQANAALYRIVLSRLHTDPETRAYRDRRLSEGKTKREIIRCLKRYVAREIYTLLQPTPA
- a CDS encoding IS30 family transposase, which encodes MFEIRKDRAPQGRKKLHAERQAYLDLVAQGVGTAQACRIVGVNRRTGHRWRHGRKSRAGQEAQPPARPGTSSGRFLSVDDRILIADLRREGRSLRSIAAEVGRDPSTISRELRRNAHPGTGDYRPHAAQARAEQRRPRPKTGKLAANPRLRQAVQDGLDRKWSPEQIVQRLRRDFPDQPGMHVTHETIYQALYVQGRGELRRELTRALRTGRAVRRPRRQPGQRQPRFTAPMVMISDRPAEADDRAVPGHWEGDLIIGKDSASAIGTLVERATRYVLLVHLGRGRTAERVRDALQATVATLPAHLKRSLTWDQGTEMALHHQFSTAADIPVYFCDPHSPWQRGSNENTNGLLRQYFPKGTDLAVHAPEHLAAVAAELNGRPRKTLGWDTPAERIAKLLTEAS
- a CDS encoding RNA-guided endonuclease InsQ/TnpB family protein; translation: MSRTVKRAFKYRFYPTEAQAAELSCTFGCVRKVYNMALQARTEAWALRQERINYNATSAMLTAWKKTEELAFLNEVSSVPLQQALRHLQTAFTNFFANRTRYPSFKSRKKSRKSAEYTTSAFRYHSDGRLTLAKMAEPLDVVWSRPLPEGVSPSTVTVSQDAAGRWFVALLCDDVIAQTAATGQVGIDVGLDSLLTLSTGEKITNPRHERADRARLARAQRRLARKQKGSINRAKARLKVARVHARIIDRRRDHLHKLTTRLVRENCEYGWVLSRAVV
- a CDS encoding homoserine dehydrogenase, which encodes MRLALLGCGTVGAEVVRLLHEQATDLAARIGAPLEIAGIAVRRLGRDRGPLPVDPSLFTTDALSLVKRDDVDVVVEVVGGIEPARTWLVEALRAGKSVVTANKALLAEDGGTLHDAALDGGADLYYEAAVAGAIPLLRPLRESLHGDTITRVTGIVNGTTNFILSAMDATGAGFAEALDEATELGYAEADPTADVEGFDAAAKAAILASLAFHSRVGAADVYREGITEVTAADVASAKAMGCTIKLLCIAARGLDSTGTESVSVRVHPAMIPLSHPLASVGDAFNAVFVEAEAAGQLMFYGRGAGGSPTASAVLGDVVAVARNRLAGVRAASESAYAALPVRPIGEAVTRYHISLDVADRPGVLAGVAGVFARHGVSIATVRQAPAAGGPAGRGDDAVLVIVTHAAPDAALAATVEELRGLDIVGSIASVLRVEGSL
- the thrC gene encoding threonine synthase → MWRGLIEAYRDRLPVTESTPVVTLNEGNTPLLPAPALSSRIGADVYLKVEGANPTGSFKDRGMTLAVSKAIEAGNKAIICASTGNTSASAAAYAARAGITCAVLVPQGKIALGKLAQALVHGAKLLQVSGNFDDCLALASKLSVDYPVALVNSVNIDRLHGQKTAAFEIVEALGDAPDIHCLPVGNAGNIAAYWLGYQEDAAAGNAGKTPKMYGFQAAGAAPIVNGAAVREPSTIATAIRIGNPASWTKALDARDASGGLIAAVTDREILSAYRLLARQVGVFVELGSAASVAGLLQQAEAGRVPRGSTVVCTVTGHGLKDPEWAISTAPAPTTIKNDVLAAARALDLA